The DNA sequence ATTTGCACTGGCTTTGCGTCGGGGATGTGGAGGCCCTGCATTTCCACCCGGGCTTCGATGGCTTCGATCACCCGCTCGGCCTCGTCCACGCGCCCGTGGGTCGCCAGCCAGCGCGGACTTTCCGGGAGAAAACGGCGCAGGAACAGGATGATGAGGCCAATGGCCGCCCCGCCGAAGAAGGCGATCCGCCAGCCATATTCCGGGTTCACCACCCGCGGATCGAGCAGCAGGATCGAAGCTCCGCTCGCCAGCGCCGCCCCCACCCAGAAGCTGCCGTTGATCACCAGATCCGTCCAGCCGCGCCGGCGGGCCGGGATAAGCTCCTGAATTGCCGAGTTGATCGCGGAATACTCGCCGCCAATCCCGGCGCCGGTGAAGAACCGCATGATGGCAAAGCTCGGCAGATCCCAGGTGAAGGCGGTGCCCGCGGTCGCCAGCAGATAGAGTCCCAGTGTCAGGGAAAACAAGCGCTTGCGGCCCCACCGGTCCGTCAGCCAGCCGAAGAACAGCGCCCCGCCGACCGCCCCTACAAGATAGGCCGAATTGGCCAGCCCCACATCGGAGGCGGTGAACCGCAGCACAGGGCTTTCGCGCAGCGCCCCGGCGACGGAGCCCGCCAGCGTGACCTCCAGCCCGTCGAGGATCCAGGTGATCCCCAGCGCCACCACCACCAGCCAGTGGAACCGGCTCCAGGGGAGGCGGTCCAGCCGCGCGGGAATGGCGGCGGCGCGATGCGCGGGGCTGCTGGCGATGGGAAGCTCCTCTCCTGCCTGTCCTCACCTTCGGGCGGGCAGAGTAGGCAACTCGTCTTTCACATCAAGTATCCGCGCTCCTTGCCATGCCGCAAAACTGGCGTAGCATCCGGCGCTGCGATGCTCGTCGCAGGGAGATACGATCCGTGAACAAGGCCAGCGCATTCCTCATCGCCGCCGCCGTCATCGCAGGTGCGGCGGCGCCCGCCTCCGCTCAGCAGGCCGAAGGGGGCACCGCCGCCCTCGCGGCGACGGTTTCCGACCCGCAGCGGCCGGAGGGCGACATCGCCCGCGATCCGCAGCGTAAACCGGCGGAGGTCGTGAAGTTCGCGGGCGTAAAGCCCGGTGACGTGGTGGCCGAAATCGCCCCGGGCGGCGGTTATTACACGCGCATCCTCGCGGGGGCGGTAGGGCCGGAGGGCCATGTCTACGCCATGATGCCGGCCGTCTTTGCCAATCGGCCGGGTGGGCTCGACGCCATCAATGCTCTCGCCAAACAGTATGGCAATGTCACAGTGGTGGTGGCCGATTTCGGTGATTTCACCCTGCCGCAGCCCGCCGATCTGGTGTGGACCACGGAGAACTATCACGATCTCGCCAATGGCGACATTGCCGCAGTTAATGCCGCCGTCTTCGCCGCGCTCAAGCCCGGCGGGATCTACTTCGTGGAGGATCATGCAGCGCCGGGAACCGGCACCTCCGCCACGCGCACGTTGCACCGGATCGACGAGGAGGCGGTGAAGCAGCAGGTCATGCAGGCCGGCTTCACGCTCGAAGCCGAGAGCGACCTGCTGCACAACCCCGCCGACCCGCATGATGTGAACCCGCGCGAGGTGCAGCCGACCAGCGACAAATTCGCCCTGCGTTTTCGCAAGCCGGGCTAGCCCGGCGAGAGAATTCGGTTCTCAGCTATCGCTCGGCTTGAACAGATAGTCGATCCGCACATCGCCCGAGCCGTTCGCGAAGGCGCGCAGCTGGTCTTCGGTTTGCAGGTGGCAGTCCCCACCATCCTCCCGCGGCACGCCGCGGATCACAAGCGTCTGCTCGGGATTGGTCCCGTCGCATGTCCCGCGTATCTCGATGAAGCCGTCGGCATAATGGGTCAGCAGCGAGAGCTGCACATCCTCTTCGCCGGCCGCCGGAACCCAGCTGACATAGACGCCGGAATCGATGAGCTTGTTCTGCGAACCCAGGATATTCTGCAGCACGCCGCTGCCCCCTTGGGTCACACCGTGGGCATCGGTCACCTCGCACGTCCCGGTGTTCGGGTCGTTTACGAAGGTGAACTGGCCGATGACCTCGCCGGGCGTGTTATCCTGAACGGTGTAGGCGGTGTATTCGATGTGGTCGGAGAAGGGGCATTGCTCCGCCTCGGCGAGGCTCCCGAGCATCTGCTGATTGCCGTACAAGCAACCTGACAAGGCAAAGCACAATCCCATGCTTGCCAGCACCTTGTATCCCACCATCGCTTTCCCCCCGATTCGCGGCGGACGCCGCAGGCGAAAGTTAACCTAGATGCGATCCTGCGCCTAGCGACCGCAGCAGCGCCGCAGGTTCGAAACGGGAAGATTGCGAAACTGAGTGAGGTGGAGTGTAAGATCGAGCCGATCAGGCACCTTCATCCGCGCCGGGAAGAGGCTGCGGCAGGCTATCGGCGATTTGAAGAGTGGCTCCCCGAGTTGGATCGCAGCTGCATCTCTATCCCCCTGAAAAGGTGTGCTCTGGTGGCTGTTGGGTTTGGAAAAGGCCCCCTAAGGAGCCCCCGAGTTGCTCAGTTGGCGTTGGCGAGAACGTCGGCCTTCCAGGCCTCGATGTCGCTTTCCAGCCATGCGACGCGGCCGCCGCCGATGGGGCGCGGGCGCGGGAATTCGTCGGCGGCGATTCGGCGGTAGATGGTGGCGCGGTGCAGCGAGGTTTCGCGCTCGACATCCTTCATCTTGAGCAGCCGGCCGGGCGCCGGCGTGCTGGCGGTGCTCATCATCGCTTCTTTCCTTCTGCTCTGGCCCAGTTGAGCCGCTTGGCCTGCTCTTCGGAGCCGCCCTGGTCGGGGTGCGCGCTGCGCATCTTCTCGCGCCAGGCGGCGTCGATCTCCGCTTCGGTCGCCTGCTGCCGAACTCCGAGCACCTGCCACCACTGCTCGGGCGCGGGCAGCGCAACGTGACCCGCGAAGGCCTGGCGCAAGTCGGCCACGCCCCAGCGCTCCTGGCCACGCAGCGCCTCGATGTGGGCGGCGATTGCGGCGATGTTGTCTGGCACGCTGGCCCACTTGTCGCAGGCGAGGACGTGCGGCCGCCCGTCCAGCTCGAAAAAGAAGGCCACGGCCGGATCGGCCGGAACGCCACGATCGCGCCGGGGCCGACCGTCGACGCGCAATTCGAAGTTGGTCGACAGCGTCAGCTCTCTCATCCGCCAGTCGCTGCCGGTCGGCGTCACCAGCGTTACCTGTTCACGCAGCCTGCCGAGCGCATCGTCCCACAGCAGCCGTTTGCCGCCCGACCGGAAGAGTGCCTCCTTCCTGTCCCATGCTCTTGTGCGCGGCCGGGCCGAGGGCCAGTCCACCGGATAGGCAAATTCGATCTGTGGTTCGTTCATGCGGCCGGCGCCTTTCGCTTCGGTTCGGCGCGGGCGCCAAGGCCGGCGATCGGGGCGGGCACGCGCGCGAGGGTGATGACGAGAACAGTGGGATTGCCGCTCCACTCGAGGCCGTTGGCGGAGAGCGGGACGGAGACGTCCCACGCGTGGGCCCAGGCGGCGAGGGTGGCGTAGCCTTCGGCCCGTGCTTCCTCGCCGGTGATCAGCTGCAGCGGCTGGCATTCGACCGCGAGGACGCGCGCGTGCTGGCGGTGCCACTGGCGCAGCAAATTGCGCGCGGGCCATTCCTTGCCGAGCTGCAGGCGCGCCACATCACCGGCGACCAGGCCGGCGGCAAAATAGGGTTCGGCGCCGAATTGCGCGGCCGCGGTTGGGCTGAGGCCGTCGTAGCGCGCGGCGAGCCGGTAGGGTTCGCGGATCCAGAGCAGCGCGCCCGGGGCAAGACCGCGATAAATGCCGCCAAGGGGGCGGCGCAGGCGAGTGCATTGCCCCGCGTTCCAGCTGTCGATCGAGGGACGGCGCAGGCTGAGCGGAAGCGCCGGCATCAGAAGATTTCATCCTGGCGGCACTGCAGGCAGCGGTTGCCGGGCCTGCAGTCCGGGCGCCCATAGGGGCAGGCGCCAATCTGGCCGATCGCCCATTTCGCCGCCGCAATGAGGCGGGAGAGGATCTTCATGCCGGCACGTCCGCCACTGCGGGCGCGGCGGGGCTTTCCTCTCCGGCTGGCTCGGCCGCAACATTGAAGGTGAGCGCGGGGTGCATCCAGTCACCCTCGGCATGTTCGAGCGCGCCGGCCGCGGCGCCCGAAAGCGTCTTGTCTGGCAGCTTCGGCCAGGCGCGGAAGGAATCGGCATCGACATGCGGCTGGGCGAGTTCGAGCCGCTTCATCTTCGGGAAGAGCGACAGGAAGGCAGGCGAGGGCTGCCAGTACTGGCGCAGCATGGCGTCCGATCCGCCGGCCAGCTCGGCCATCTTATCATGCGCAGCGACGCGCCATCCCGGTACATTGGCGGAGCGGATCAGGGCGAGCCCGGCGAGCACGCCGGCGCAGAGGTTCTTCTCGCTTTCGTCCAGGGCAACATAGGACGCGAGGCTCGCGGCCGGGTCCGGCTCCTTCATGAAGGGGAGGCTGGCGGCGCCGGCGACCATCACGTCCCAGCTCCTGGCCACGAGCTCCTCGGCAAAGAAGTCCCGCACCAGATCCGCGGGCTCGTCATCGCGCGCGGTCCAGTGGCTGGCGATCGGTCGGGTGCCGGTGTCCTGCTGGCTCGCGCCGCCGAGCTCCTGCCGCAGCAGCGACCAGATAAGGTAATCCCGGGCGACGGTGCCGCTCGGTTCGAACACCAGCACGTTGCGGAGCATCATGCGGCGAAGCGAGCGGACGATCTGCAAGCCGTCGGCGGTGAGGCCGTGCTCATCCTTCGCGGAGAGGCGCGCCGCCTGGGCGGCGGTGTAATCGCCGAAGGCATCGGCGCCGGTGACCTTTTGCCCGGTTGCGGGGACGACCGGTGTGGCCCCTGAGCTCGCCGCGTCCTTATCGCCGGTGCGTTCCGCCCGGCTGGCTTCCTTGCGCGCCTTGCGGCTGGCCCACCAGAAGCTGGTCTCGACATCGCCCGCGGCGGCGATCGCGATGGTGGCGACGATATCGCCCGCCGGCAGGACGATCTTGCGGCCGGCGCGATAGTCCGGGTCCAGCTTCAGCGACCAGTCGGTGGTACCAGCATTCTGCGGCGGTGCGGCGGCGAAGCGCAGATCCTTGCGCCCGGTCTTCTGCCGGATGCGATCGCGGTGCTCCGCGAGCCTGGTCTCGGCCAGCTGGCGCAGCAGGGTCTCGTCCGTCACGCGGCCGCGCTCTTCCGGACCATCGGCGAACAGATCCAGCTCGAAGCGTCCGCCGGCGGAGCGATAGGCCTCGTCACCCACGAAGCGGAGCAGCTTCTCCAGCTCGCGATCGCCGATCTTCAGGAATGCGCGGATGGCGTTGGCGTGATGCTCCCACTGCGGCCGGGTGGACAAATGGCGCCAGGCGAGCAGCTGCAGCTCCTGGTCCTCGGTGGCCGCATAGGCGCGGGCCTCGTCGATCGAGAGCTGGCCTTCGGCATAGGCGGCGAAGATCTCCGGCGCGAGTTCGCCCAGGCGCAGCTGCTGCCGCACCCATTCCACGCGCTGGCCGGTACGGGTGGCGATTTCCTCCACCGAAGCGCCTTGCGCGCGGGCGCGCGCGATCGCGGCATGCACCTCGTAAGGGCGAAGTTCGCGCCGCAGCAGGTTTTCGGAGAGCGAAAGCTCAGTGATCTCCGCCGGCGGCAGATCGCGAACGACGGCATCGATGGGCCAGTCGGTGGGCAGATCGCCGCGGCCGATCAACTGGCCGATGGCGCGGTGGCGGCGACCGCCCGCGAGGACGCCATGGGTTCCGTCCGGTAGCGGATGGACAGTGAGCGGATAGATCAGCCCGTGCGCGAGGATCGATGCCTCGAGCGCTTCGGTCGCCTCCGCATCCTCCCGGTTCTGGCGGACGTTGAGCGGGGAGATCACCAGCTGGGCATGGGTGAAGGTGCGGAAGGTCATGGGAGAGGCTCCGAATGGGCGGGGGGCGGCAGGGGCGCAGGGTCGGTGAGCAGGCGCGCGAGGCCGAAGCCCGCGGCAGCCAGAAGGGCGCCAAAGATCCAGGCGGCGAGGGCGAGAACGATCCAGACGGCGAGGCGACGCCGCCGGATGCGTCGATCGCGATTGTTCCAGTAGGGATCATCCCACTGGCCACTCATGCGAGACCAAGCGCCGCTTTGTAGGTGTCGAGCACCATCTCCATCTCGCGGCGATCGTCGGGCTTCATCTTCCGAAGGCGGACGATCTCCCGCATCATGCGCGTGTCGTAGCCGACCGCTTTGCCCTCGGCGTAGACGTCGCGAACGTCGTCAGAGATGCCCTTCTTCTCTGCCTCGAGCCGCTCGATCCGTTCGATGAGCAGGCGCAGGCGGTCGTCAGTGGCGTCAGCCATGAGGAAGCTCCGATAGAAGTGTGCAGAGGAGGAGGGCGGCCGCGTAAGCGAGCAGCAGGGCACCAGCGAGCCGCCACCAGCCCCAGCGGGCGAGGAGGAGCCATTCAGCGGGGCTCACAGTCGCGCCTCAATGGTGAAGCCGTCCGTGCGCATGCCCGCCTCGGCCGCGAAATCGAGGAGCGCGCTTTGCGAGCCCTGGAAAACGCCAAGGGCATAGCCGAGCGCAGGGCCGAAGGCTGTGAGGGCCACACCGCGTGAACTGGCGGAATCGAGCACCCGCCCGAGCGTCAACGCCGCCTGCGTGGCCGAGTGCACGGCCAAGTCGACGATTTCGTCGATCAGCTCTGGCCTGCCACGGGCCATTCCGCTTTCCTCGAGCTGTTTGCGCAGCGCCGCGCGAAAAAGGGCTTCTGCCTCTGCGGACGGTTGCAGGACTTCCCCCATCATGCCGGGGCTCCTTCGCCGGAAGCGCCGGCGAGGTGCAGGCCGGGGCTGGGCGCGGGGCGGTGGGCGCAGGCGGTGCAAAGCTCCGCATTGTGATCCGTCCAGGCGCAGGGGGCGCCGGAGCGCACACAGGGATCATGCCAGCTGCAGCCGCAGGAGCGGCAGATCTGCGGCACCGGCAATGTTCCGTCCGACGCAGGGTCCGCGTGGAGATCGATCAGCTGGGCGTAGACCGACCAGTCGAAACGGAAGGCATGCTGCAGCAGCTCTGCCTCGGCCAAGGTGAAGGGCTCCGTATCGTCCTCGGCCGCGCCGATGCGCGCGGCGAGGCGGGCGATCTCGGCCGGGCCGGGCCACATGACGGCGAAGGGAAGGGCGGCGAGCTCGGCGGCCACCTGGCGGATGCCCATGCGCGCAGCCTCGCGACGCAGGCGCAGATAAGCGCCGGGCGTGATGATCCCGGTGGCGACGTCGACCGGGCCTGTTGTTCCTTGACACATGGCAGAGCACTCCCGCCGCAGGGATCGCGCCCCGCGTGGACTGGGGTTGGAGAGGGTTCGGAGGGGTTGCGAGGCGGGCCGGGAGGCGGCCCGCCTCGCAAAGGACGCTCCGCGCTCGGTCAAACGCGGAGCGCTGGCCGATCAGGGCGGGCCGGTAGGGCGGTGGCCTTCCGCCAGCTGCGCAGGGGGCTGCAGCATTGGCAGGATGAGCTTGAGCGCGTCGAACGCCTCAATGCACTCGCGCAGGGCCTCGGCCGTGTCCTGCGGCGTGGCGCCGGGGCGGGCTGCGTGGACGATGGCGGCGTGTGCTTCGCCGCCTTCCTTGATCACCTCGAAGGCCTGGGCGAGCAGCTCGTGCCGATCGGCGAAGCGGGATAGCTCCGCCAGCTCCAGCTGGAGCGAATAGGTTTCGTGGATCGGGGCCCCGGTGCCGCCGGCGCGCTGATAGGCGAGATCGAGCTCGATTGCACAGTCGATCGGGATCTGCTCGCGCGTGTCGGGATCGCCCCAATTGCGCACGGTGCGCTCCTGCCGGTCGGCGAGCTCGGCCATTTCGCGCCAGCCCCCGGGCAGCTGTCCCGCGATGCGCGCCAGCGCAGCGTCGACGGAGAGGGGCGCGCGCAGCTTGGTCATGGCCGACCGCGCCGGCGTGAGATGGTACCGCCGGCTCCGCGGTGCCGCGGTTCGGCCTCCCGGCGCGGCCACGCCGCGTGAGGCGCGCGCCCGCCGGCGGGCGCGGTGGCAAAGTGGGCCCGCGACCGCAAGTGACGCGCGTTCCCGGGCTGGATAGCGCGAGGGGCCATGAACGGGTTCATGAGCGCACACCTTCGAGCGGATCGCCGGTGGTGGCTGTCTTGGCAACGGAGGCCGCTGGCTCGGGGGATTCAGCGAGTGGGTAGATGTCCGCCCGTAGCTCGTGACGGGATATGCCTGTGGCCGCTTCTACGGCGAGAACATACTCGGCCGGCAGCGGCTTTTCGTCCCGCAGCCAGTCGTGGATCACCGACTGACGCTTGCCGATCAGGCGCCCGAACGCAGTTTGCGAGCCCGCCTTGCGAACTGCCAGCGCCAGAGCGCTTTCCGATTCATGCTCTAACGCCATACCGGTTTGCTAACGGAATAACGTTTGAGTCGCAACCGATAAATCGAAGTAGGTTGTAACGCTGTGTCGTTAGATACTCTGCTCATGGGGTTGGGCGACAGAATTGAGGAGCGATTGAGCGCGATCGGCATGACGCAGGCCGAGTTGGCGCGCCGCGTCGGTGTTCGACAGAGCACGATGAATTCGCTGATCAGGGGCAATTCGCGATCCTCGCGGTCGCTCGTGCAGATCGCGCGCGAGCTCCGAACGACGCCGGCTTATCTGACCGGTGAGACGGACGACCCTTCTGCAGCGCACACCGCTTTCGAAATCAACGCGCAAGAGCGCGATCTATTGGAGGCGCTTCGGTGTCTCAATTCCACCGATCGCGCCTCAGTTTTCCGTCACGCATCTGCGCTGGCTGCGACTGCATCGTCGACGTCTTCGCTGCATGACAAGCAACACACATACAGGGGGCAGGGGGAGTGACCGCTGAGGGCGCAGTTCTTCTGATGGTCGTGCTGGGCGTGGTTGCCGTGGCGTTTTACATCGCGCTCCGCGCGGCCGAGAGAGGCGTGGTGCCTCTGCCAGAAGAGCCGGCGGCCGACGTAGCCGTTGAAGAAGAGGCGGCGGTGAATGCACCGTCTCCTGCGAGACGGCGGCGGTATCCCCAGGCGCTCGTTGGGGAGCAGCATTATCAGGACGCAATCGCCGGCTGCAGGGCGGGCGACACGGTCACCATCTGGCATGAGCCGGACAACCCGTATGACCCGGACGCCTTGGCCGTGGCCGACCAGCACGGCCGCACCCTAGGCTACCTGCCGCGTGATAGCTTCGTTCATGAAGCAGTGCTGGATGATGAGAAGGGCTGCCGGGCATCGATCCTGAGCCTCGAGGATGATCGCAGCGGAAAAGGCTTCGTTCACGTGACGGTCGAGGTGGAGCTGCTGCCGCACGGCGTCGGAGAGCCGGTGAGTTCGCGATCGTACACGCCGGAATAGGAGGTATGCCTGCAGATGGCAGATACGCGCGGACAGATGAAGAGCTGGAGGCAAAGCTCAGGGAGCAAATCGGTTTTCTTCAGAGGGCAGTGAAGCGTTTTGATGAAGGCTACACCATCGAGGCGATCCACATCGCCACAATCCTCCGGGTGCTGCTGCATTCGGGGCGGTCGCCTTCCCTGCTCCAGATCGTGGGCCGCGATTCTATCAGCTTCGTTGACACTGCTAAGCCGCCTCATCCGGGGAACATGGTCCCCTCCCACAATCTGGTTCGGTCATCGTTCTCGGATGAAGGGCTCCACTTTTTTGCGCCTCTAGATGACTTGCCCGTGCGAGGACACATTCCGTTCGAGAGTTGGTGGAATGGACCCGTGTTCGCTCATCCAGACGGTATTGCCTTGAGCAGGCGGGACGTCATCCTCCACATGGCCAACAAGGATGGAGGTGCGCACGTAGATCCCGCCTTGCCCGACGACTTTTACAAGCTGCTCATTGGTGATTTCGCTCTCTGGC is a window from the Altererythrobacter sp. B11 genome containing:
- a CDS encoding class I SAM-dependent methyltransferase, with amino-acid sequence MNKASAFLIAAAVIAGAAAPASAQQAEGGTAALAATVSDPQRPEGDIARDPQRKPAEVVKFAGVKPGDVVAEIAPGGGYYTRILAGAVGPEGHVYAMMPAVFANRPGGLDAINALAKQYGNVTVVVADFGDFTLPQPADLVWTTENYHDLANGDIAAVNAAVFAALKPGGIYFVEDHAAPGTGTSATRTLHRIDEEAVKQQVMQAGFTLEAESDLLHNPADPHDVNPREVQPTSDKFALRFRKPG
- a CDS encoding helix-turn-helix transcriptional regulator, with product MMSTASTPAPGRLLKMKDVERETSLHRATIYRRIAADEFPRPRPIGGGRVAWLESDIEAWKADVLANAN
- a CDS encoding J domain-containing protein; this translates as MNEPQIEFAYPVDWPSARPRTRAWDRKEALFRSGGKRLLWDDALGRLREQVTLVTPTGSDWRMRELTLSTNFELRVDGRPRRDRGVPADPAVAFFFELDGRPHVLACDKWASVPDNIAAIAAHIEALRGQERWGVADLRQAFAGHVALPAPEQWWQVLGVRQQATEAEIDAAWREKMRSAHPDQGGSEEQAKRLNWARAEGKKR
- a CDS encoding ParB/RepB/Spo0J family partition protein encodes the protein MTFRTFTHAQLVISPLNVRQNREDAEATEALEASILAHGLIYPLTVHPLPDGTHGVLAGGRRHRAIGQLIGRGDLPTDWPIDAVVRDLPPAEITELSLSENLLRRELRPYEVHAAIARARAQGASVEEIATRTGQRVEWVRQQLRLGELAPEIFAAYAEGQLSIDEARAYAATEDQELQLLAWRHLSTRPQWEHHANAIRAFLKIGDRELEKLLRFVGDEAYRSAGGRFELDLFADGPEERGRVTDETLLRQLAETRLAEHRDRIRQKTGRKDLRFAAAPPQNAGTTDWSLKLDPDYRAGRKIVLPAGDIVATIAIAAAGDVETSFWWASRKARKEASRAERTGDKDAASSGATPVVPATGQKVTGADAFGDYTAAQAARLSAKDEHGLTADGLQIVRSLRRMMLRNVLVFEPSGTVARDYLIWSLLRQELGGASQQDTGTRPIASHWTARDDEPADLVRDFFAEELVARSWDVMVAGAASLPFMKEPDPAASLASYVALDESEKNLCAGVLAGLALIRSANVPGWRVAAHDKMAELAGGSDAMLRQYWQPSPAFLSLFPKMKRLELAQPHVDADSFRAWPKLPDKTLSGAAAGALEHAEGDWMHPALTFNVAAEPAGEESPAAPAVADVPA
- a CDS encoding DUF2312 domain-containing protein, yielding MADATDDRLRLLIERIERLEAEKKGISDDVRDVYAEGKAVGYDTRMMREIVRLRKMKPDDRREMEMVLDTYKAALGLA
- a CDS encoding transcriptional regulator, translated to MALEHESESALALAVRKAGSQTAFGRLIGKRQSVIHDWLRDEKPLPAEYVLAVEAATGISRHELRADIYPLAESPEPAASVAKTATTGDPLEGVRS
- a CDS encoding helix-turn-helix domain-containing protein encodes the protein MGLGDRIEERLSAIGMTQAELARRVGVRQSTMNSLIRGNSRSSRSLVQIARELRTTPAYLTGETDDPSAAHTAFEINAQERDLLEALRCLNSTDRASVFRHASALAATASSTSSLHDKQHTYRGQGE
- a CDS encoding HIRAN domain-containing protein produces the protein MTAEGAVLLMVVLGVVAVAFYIALRAAERGVVPLPEEPAADVAVEEEAAVNAPSPARRRRYPQALVGEQHYQDAIAGCRAGDTVTIWHEPDNPYDPDALAVADQHGRTLGYLPRDSFVHEAVLDDEKGCRASILSLEDDRSGKGFVHVTVEVELLPHGVGEPVSSRSYTPE